TAACCCAACTGTGAAAGATTGGGTTTGTAATTTATTCTAGTAGCACACAAACATACACGTACGTAGGTATCCATGCACGGAATGATAATTAAACGATTATTTAATCGTAATACCCCCACATGtcacacatatatatcataCATGTATGATTAATGATGATCATCTCATCATTAATTAATAGCTAATTAACAATGTTTGGTGCAGAAGCATCTGCGGCGAAAGCCACGACAATTGCCTCCAGGGAAGCCCTCAGTCTGGCAAACAGATGCACAGTTGGTTTTACTCAGGCAGGTTCCCTTGAACTTGCGGCTCTGAGACTCACAGGTCCTACCCTCCGCAAGCAGTGGTCCCATCATCCCTGCCAATTATGGTTATTAAACAGTCCGAAATTAATATGTTAACAAGAGGCAATTTAGCTGGAGAAGAATATGCATATATTTAGGTTACCTGTAGCCACCAAAAGAAGAACAAAGACGAAGGCAGTCGAAAACAAACGCATTGAACGCTCCATCTTTCTATATATGAATTTGTAtgcgagagggaagagagagacctGCAGTGAGATCGATGTGAAGATTAGTCACCTTGCAAGCCCTGTTATATAGAGTTGTTGTGGAGCTGCCAGATTGGTGCTGTGCCATTATGAACTATCGATAAAATTAAAAGTTACTAattaaaaaatctaaaaaatctAAAAAGGACAATCAAGATTATCTAATTATATCCATGTGAATGAATCATTCCGAGTCAGGGAGCACTAGTGTTGAAAGTTGAAAACAGTGATATCATATGAGAAATGTTCAGTGGTTGAAAAATGGAACTTTCCGTGAATACTTGGTATATCGTGTTTTTGAtacattattttatatattgatATGACGTTAAATTTTGAGATGTTaaaatatctataaaaaaatctctttttttttttttttaaagaaagacCCCTTAACATAgtaggcagattctctgccttTCCACTTTTCATgccttttattttatgtggtcaATGTTAAGTTATATcgacattttatattattattttattttatcttattctatctataaaaaaaatataaaatattaacgtgacttaatcatgaacacacaaaacaaaaaggtACATAAGGGCACGAAAAGTggaagggcagagaatctgcctcccttAACATGGATCAGGAttctctcctgagctaaggatgaggatcctcctcatcaagggatgtgggccgttggatgaaaatccaacggctacaattattataactttaaaagaaTTTCTTGTTTATAGCTGTTAGATTTTCATCTAACAACCCACACTTATTGACGAGAagatcctcatccttagctcaggagaggatcctggtccccTTAACATATCAAATTTCTGCTCTCTGTCCAATATCATGTCGGCAATCCATGCTCCATTGAGCTGTCAAACGTCTTCTTTTCTTCGCCACTTCAGTGGCAGTGATGACTTTACTTCACTCGTGAATATCCTGCGCCACGTTGTATGTCGCCTCGTTCGGTCTCGATGATTTGAACAAAATAGACAACCTTCTAAGTTCCATGAATATTATTGAAGTTAGAAGAGAATAACCTTTCTTTTGAGtggagtgttttttttttcttttttggacaAACTCTCTCTTCTAATCCTATTATTTTAAGAATAACTGGAATacatgagtttttttttctgaGTAATCTATCTTTTATCTCAAAGTTGattacaattttttaatttcttctttcaaCATATTTTAAAGTGTTTCATTCATTctaatttatgatttttttttcatttcttccttcaacatAATTTGAAGATAGTGTTTCATTCATCTCAATCCATGATttgttttcatttctttcttcaacataCTTTAAAAATAGCATTTCATTCCTGTTCataaatttgatattaaatGTGAAGAATAAGTAAATGTATCTTTAACGTTTTAATCTCAATCTTTGATGGGTGACTCATCATGAACATATGTGGTCAAATTATTTATGGGTAATCCCAACTATTTATAAAGGGGGCACGTGGAGTGACATTGTTGACACTTAACAGTCACACTAGGAATATCCCAACACATCAAAATATAGTATATGCCATGTTCTCATACTAAAGAGAGCAAGAGAAATATGGGCAAAGTAAAAGTAAAGAAGATTAGGATGAAAAGATGGTAGATTAGTTTCAAAGTTTCATAAATACCACCCAGCTTAGGAACTAATAAAGGACTAGTCATCCATCTTTTTTTATATACACAGGCAATTCCTTTGTCCTTTAATTAACACAAGGGAAGTAAGATTGACATCAACATACAAAAGTAATGTGAAGTGGAGTTTCGACAAGCAACACCAAATCTAgcttttgaaaagaaaagatatCGTAGCATGCATATTAGGATAAAGTAACCCAAAAGGAAATACATATCTATCTACCTCACTCTcatgataagaaaaaaaaatatatcttagcttttgttttttctcGTTGATGTGATGGAACCCTCCACCCTTATTACACGAAAAATGTTTTGCAAGTGTCGGTACCGACTTCTCAAACTTATAGAATTACTTGCATCAGTTACCGTTGAATTAGaccctttttcctttttatctgaatttgtttcctttttgtttttacaCACAACCATATTCAGTGGTGACTGGGCGAGTTTTAGATTAAACCACAAAATTAATGAATTCGTCGTAATTAAGTATTAAACGTG
The nucleotide sequence above comes from Malus sylvestris chromosome 16, drMalSylv7.2, whole genome shotgun sequence. Encoded proteins:
- the LOC126607525 gene encoding defensin Ec-AMP-D2-like — encoded protein: MERSMRLFSTAFVFVLLLVATGMMGPLLAEGRTCESQSRKFKGTCLSKTNCASVCQTEGFPGGNCRGFRRRCFCTKHC